The Anoxybacillus flavithermus genome has a segment encoding these proteins:
- a CDS encoding thioredoxin family protein — protein sequence MEKIETIKQFKQIYPFHRPFLLMKHSLTCPISHRAWGEFERFTKDFPHIHAYYLHVQHARPLSQHIAETFHVKHESPQVLWVTNEGVAWHASHWNVTYEQIKKATMSES from the coding sequence ATGGAGAAAATTGAAACAATTAAGCAATTTAAACAAATTTATCCGTTCCATCGTCCATTTTTATTGATGAAACATAGTCTTACATGTCCAATTAGCCATCGGGCATGGGGGGAGTTCGAACGTTTCACAAAAGATTTTCCGCACATTCATGCATATTATTTACATGTACAACACGCACGCCCATTGTCGCAACATATTGCAGAAACGTTTCATGTTAAACACGAATCTCCTCAAGTATTATGGGTGACAAATGAAGGAGTAGCGTGGCATGCTTCACATTGGAACGTTACATATGAGCAGATAAAGAAAGCAACTATGAGCGAATCA
- a CDS encoding aminopeptidase: MKDPRIEKLAKNLIHYSLRLQKGEKVLIENFGLQRELVIALVREAYAVGAHPFVSLKDHQVDRALLLGAQEEQFNMMAEFEANVMKEMDAYIGLRAGDNINEFADVPADKMKIHGKTIMQKVHRDIRVPKTKWVVLRYPNPSMAQLAKMSTEAFEDFYFNVCNLDYGKMDKAMDALVELMNKTDQVRITGPGTDLTFSIKDIPAVKCSGQMNIPDGEVYTAPVRDSVNGTITFNTPSPYQGFTFENVKLTFKDGKIIEATANDTERINQIFDTDEGARYIGEFAIGVNPYIQHPMQDILFDEKIDGSFHFTPGQCYDEAYNGNHSNIHWDMVMIQRPEYGGGEIYFDGVLIRKDGRFVLPELEPLNPENLK, translated from the coding sequence ATGAAAGACCCACGTATTGAAAAGTTAGCGAAAAATTTAATTCATTACTCGCTTCGTCTGCAAAAAGGAGAGAAGGTGTTAATCGAGAACTTCGGTTTGCAGCGGGAGCTTGTGATCGCGCTTGTGCGTGAAGCGTATGCTGTTGGTGCGCATCCGTTCGTTTCGTTAAAAGACCATCAAGTTGATCGTGCTCTTTTGCTTGGAGCGCAAGAAGAACAATTTAACATGATGGCTGAATTTGAAGCGAATGTTATGAAAGAGATGGATGCTTATATCGGCTTGCGTGCTGGAGACAACATTAACGAGTTTGCTGATGTGCCAGCGGATAAAATGAAAATTCATGGAAAAACAATTATGCAAAAAGTGCATCGTGACATTCGTGTACCGAAAACGAAATGGGTGGTGCTCCGCTATCCAAATCCATCTATGGCACAGCTTGCAAAAATGAGCACAGAGGCATTTGAAGATTTTTATTTCAACGTATGTAACTTAGATTACGGGAAAATGGATAAAGCGATGGATGCTCTAGTTGAGTTAATGAACAAAACGGATCAAGTGCGCATTACAGGACCGGGTACAGATTTAACGTTCTCTATTAAAGATATTCCTGCAGTCAAATGTTCAGGACAAATGAACATTCCAGATGGGGAAGTGTATACGGCTCCAGTTCGCGATTCTGTCAATGGTACCATTACGTTTAATACACCGTCTCCTTATCAAGGATTTACGTTTGAAAACGTCAAATTAACATTTAAAGACGGAAAAATTATTGAAGCAACAGCAAACGACACAGAACGTATCAATCAAATTTTTGATACAGATGAAGGTGCGCGCTATATTGGTGAATTCGCCATCGGGGTAAACCCATATATTCAACATCCGATGCAAGATATTTTGTTTGACGAAAAAATTGATGGAAGCTTCCATTTCACACCGGGACAATGTTACGATGAAGCGTACAACGGCAATCACTCAAACATTCATTGGGATATGGTTATGATTCAGCGCCCAGAATATGGTGGCGGTGAAATATATTTTGATGGTGTGCTCATCCGAAAAGACGGTCGTTTTGTCCTTCCAGAGCTAGAGCCATTAAATCCAGAAAACTTAAAATAA
- a CDS encoding cell division protein, protein MGSLIFALDIGTRSVVGIILKETDGRYQVEDIVVKEHEERAMLDGQIHDILAVSNVILDIKKTLEERHGPLTRVCVAAAGRSLKTEKGRATISIKGKPLLTHEDVAYLELAAVQQAQMTLAEKSANEKSHHYYCVGYSVTRYEIDGEEIGNLIDQQGDEASVEVIATFLPRLVVESLLAALQRAHLEMEALTLEPIAALNVLIPPTMRRLNVALVDIGAGTSDIAITDLGTVIAYGMVPMAGDEITEAISDAYLLDFPLAEQAKRDLHAKETVTITDILGFETEVPREQMIATISDAIDRLADAISKEILRLNNHQSPKAVMLVGGGSLTPELPKRLAHKLHLPENRVAIRGIDAIQKLHIDREEMKHRPELVTPIGIAIAAKQTPIQYVTVHVNGQVIRLFDMKQLTIGDALLAAGIQLHKLYGKPGLACVVTLNGQVITVPGTHGEPPTIIKNGELATFDTPIKNNDEIVIEKGKDGQQATVQLRDLLESLPTKHVTINDQHYTIEPLILRNGEPVSLDAVLCDRDDIVVHMPETIEQLLQATKNDHLLKQLEPFTITLNGKQIKFPEWCGTMYRNGLECQRYTTFEDGDHITVYEQKQRTIAQIAEAKQIKLHYTMPIIFHGETFTLTKPIGIFYRNGEQLKEDDLVHHEDELQFHEQKIEPFIFQDIFQYVEVDIPHGASTTFTLLKNGEPTTFYEPLTPGDQLEIVWHKKKQL, encoded by the coding sequence GTGGGAAGCTTGATTTTTGCATTAGACATTGGCACGCGTTCAGTAGTTGGCATTATTTTAAAGGAAACAGACGGACGATATCAAGTTGAAGACATTGTCGTAAAAGAACATGAAGAACGAGCCATGCTTGACGGACAAATTCATGACATACTTGCTGTTTCGAACGTCATTCTCGACATAAAGAAAACGTTAGAGGAGCGGCACGGGCCTTTGACGCGCGTATGCGTCGCAGCCGCAGGTCGTTCATTAAAAACAGAAAAAGGAAGAGCAACGATTTCAATTAAAGGAAAGCCGCTTTTAACTCATGAAGATGTCGCGTACTTAGAACTCGCTGCCGTACAACAAGCACAAATGACGTTAGCAGAAAAATCAGCGAATGAAAAAAGTCATCACTATTATTGCGTCGGTTATTCCGTCACGCGCTATGAAATTGACGGCGAAGAAATTGGTAATTTAATTGATCAGCAAGGTGATGAAGCAAGCGTTGAAGTGATCGCTACATTTTTACCGAGACTTGTTGTTGAGTCGCTTCTTGCGGCACTACAACGTGCTCATTTAGAAATGGAGGCGCTAACACTTGAACCGATCGCCGCACTAAACGTGCTTATTCCTCCAACAATGCGACGGTTAAATGTGGCACTTGTAGACATTGGCGCAGGAACGTCTGACATCGCCATCACCGATCTCGGCACAGTCATCGCCTACGGAATGGTACCGATGGCAGGAGATGAGATTACTGAAGCAATTTCAGACGCCTATTTACTTGATTTTCCTCTCGCTGAACAAGCGAAACGCGACTTGCATGCGAAAGAAACGGTAACAATTACAGACATTCTCGGGTTTGAAACAGAAGTGCCTCGCGAACAAATGATTGCCACGATTTCAGATGCCATTGATCGACTTGCTGATGCAATTAGCAAAGAAATTTTACGATTAAATAATCACCAATCTCCGAAAGCGGTCATGCTCGTTGGAGGGGGAAGCTTGACGCCAGAACTGCCAAAACGGCTTGCCCACAAGCTTCATCTTCCAGAAAATCGTGTCGCTATTCGTGGCATTGATGCCATTCAAAAATTGCACATCGATCGCGAAGAAATGAAACATCGGCCAGAACTTGTCACCCCGATCGGTATCGCAATTGCCGCAAAGCAAACACCGATCCAGTACGTAACGGTTCATGTAAATGGACAAGTGATTCGCCTATTTGACATGAAGCAACTAACAATCGGTGATGCCCTACTCGCTGCAGGCATTCAACTACATAAACTATATGGAAAACCCGGCTTAGCGTGCGTTGTCACGTTAAATGGACAAGTGATTACAGTTCCGGGGACACACGGAGAACCACCAACCATTATAAAAAATGGTGAATTGGCGACATTCGATACACCAATTAAAAATAATGACGAGATTGTCATTGAAAAAGGAAAAGATGGACAACAAGCAACGGTTCAACTTCGTGATTTGCTCGAATCATTGCCGACAAAGCATGTAACGATAAATGATCAACACTACACCATTGAGCCACTTATATTACGAAACGGAGAACCTGTTTCTCTCGATGCTGTTTTATGTGATCGTGATGACATTGTCGTTCACATGCCGGAAACGATAGAACAACTTTTGCAGGCAACAAAAAACGACCACCTTCTGAAACAACTCGAACCGTTTACAATCACGTTAAACGGGAAACAAATAAAATTTCCTGAATGGTGCGGAACAATGTATCGCAACGGGCTAGAGTGCCAACGTTATACAACGTTTGAAGATGGCGATCATATTACTGTTTACGAACAAAAGCAGCGCACCATCGCTCAAATTGCTGAAGCAAAACAAATAAAGCTTCATTATACGATGCCGATTATATTTCATGGCGAAACATTTACATTGACAAAGCCGATTGGTATATTTTATCGCAACGGTGAACAGCTCAAAGAAGATGATCTCGTTCACCATGAAGATGAGCTCCAATTTCATGAACAAAAAATCGAACCGTTTATTTTTCAAGATATATTTCAATATGTCGAAGTTGATATTCCTCACGGGGCATCAACAACATTTACATTGCTAAAAAACGGAGAACCAACAACATTTTATGAACCTCTTACACCAGGAGATCAACTTGAAATTGTTTGGCATAAGAAAAAGCAACTATGA